The Gemmata palustris genome includes a region encoding these proteins:
- the trpB gene encoding tryptophan synthase subunit beta codes for MPTVTATTPSISAVPDARGRFGPYGGRFVPETLMFALEQLDTAYRDAKNDPAFHAEFHRLLNEYVGRPSRLYFAERLTKEAGGARIYLKREDLNHTGAHKINNALGQALITKRMGKTRVIAETGAGMHGVATATAAALFGMTCRVYMGSEDIRRQELNVFRMRAMGAEVFPVESGSKTLKDATNEAMREWMSSVEHTHYIIGSVVGPHPFPRMVRDFQSAIGDETKAQCLTQVGKLPEVVVACVGGGSNAAGMFYPFVDDATVELVGVEAGGRSTRAGDHAATLSNGKPGVLHGSFSYVLQDDDGQTADVHSVSAGLDYPGVGPEHSYWHDASRVRYCSVTDQEALDAFHLCGRKEGILPALETAHAVVEAMKIAAKRSKDDVVVVCFSGRGDKDCAEVARLTAR; via the coding sequence ATGCCAACAGTAACAGCAACAACTCCTTCGATATCTGCCGTTCCCGACGCGCGCGGGCGGTTCGGTCCCTACGGCGGCCGGTTCGTGCCCGAAACGCTCATGTTCGCGCTCGAACAACTCGACACCGCGTACCGCGACGCGAAGAACGACCCGGCGTTCCACGCCGAGTTTCACCGCCTGCTGAACGAGTACGTCGGGCGCCCGAGCCGGTTGTACTTCGCGGAGCGGCTCACGAAAGAGGCCGGTGGCGCGCGCATTTACCTCAAGCGCGAGGATCTAAACCACACCGGCGCGCACAAGATCAACAACGCGCTCGGCCAGGCGCTCATTACGAAGCGCATGGGCAAGACCCGCGTGATCGCGGAGACGGGTGCCGGGATGCACGGGGTCGCCACCGCGACCGCCGCGGCGCTCTTCGGCATGACGTGCCGCGTGTACATGGGATCGGAAGACATCCGGCGCCAAGAACTGAACGTGTTCAGGATGCGCGCGATGGGCGCGGAAGTGTTCCCGGTCGAGAGCGGCAGCAAGACGCTGAAGGACGCGACGAACGAAGCGATGCGCGAGTGGATGAGCAGCGTGGAGCACACGCACTACATCATCGGCAGCGTGGTCGGCCCGCACCCGTTCCCGCGCATGGTGCGCGATTTCCAGTCGGCAATTGGCGACGAAACGAAGGCCCAGTGCCTGACTCAAGTGGGGAAGTTGCCCGAAGTGGTCGTCGCGTGCGTCGGGGGCGGGTCGAACGCGGCTGGGATGTTCTACCCGTTCGTGGACGACGCGACCGTGGAACTGGTGGGCGTCGAAGCCGGCGGGCGGAGTACCCGGGCGGGCGACCACGCGGCCACACTGAGCAACGGCAAGCCGGGTGTCCTTCACGGCAGCTTCAGCTACGTGCTCCAGGACGACGACGGCCAGACCGCGGACGTTCACAGCGTGAGTGCGGGACTCGATTACCCCGGCGTCGGCCCCGAACACAGCTACTGGCACGACGCGAGCCGTGTGCGATACTGCAGTGTAACCGACCAAGAAGCCCTCGATGCGTTCCACCTGTGCGGTCGGAAGGAAGGCATCCTTCCCGCGCTGGAAACCGCGCACGCGGTCGTGGAAGCGATGAAGATTGCCGCGAAACGGTCGAAGGACGACGTCGTGGTGGTGTGCTTCTCCGGCCGCGGCGACAAGGATTGTGCAGAAGTAGCGAGGCTGACCGCGCGTTGA
- the mutM gene encoding bifunctional DNA-formamidopyrimidine glycosylase/DNA-(apurinic or apyrimidinic site) lyase, with amino-acid sequence MPELPEVETVVRDLRPLLVGRTITGVRQSKHKLRRPWKPAWNANATGARVEGVRRRGKWILIDLAPRSPSPLLRVHLGMSGQFTVVPAIQTEPDHLHVVFALDSGSELRLRDPRRFGSAEYFPDRAALEAEMHTDLGPEPFGLDADYFRGAVRGTARNLKAILLDQKIVAGVGNIYADEALFRAKLHPGRTGKSVTNAECDLLREAIEAVLSRAIESRGSTIRDYVGGSGLRGGFQNEFAVYGRTDGPCPVCGTAIACARFAGRASHYCPQCQGTASGTPAKRKRAPRAPTSRP; translated from the coding sequence ATGCCCGAATTGCCGGAAGTGGAAACTGTTGTTCGGGATCTGCGCCCGCTGCTCGTCGGGCGCACGATCACCGGCGTGCGACAGAGTAAGCACAAGCTCCGGCGCCCGTGGAAGCCGGCGTGGAACGCGAACGCGACCGGCGCGCGTGTCGAGGGTGTTCGGCGCCGCGGGAAGTGGATTCTGATAGACCTGGCACCCCGATCCCCTTCCCCTCTACTCCGCGTTCACCTCGGTATGTCGGGGCAATTCACCGTCGTGCCCGCAATCCAAACAGAACCGGATCACCTGCACGTCGTGTTCGCGCTCGACAGTGGGAGCGAACTCCGGCTCCGTGACCCGCGTCGGTTCGGCTCGGCAGAGTATTTTCCCGATCGCGCCGCACTCGAAGCTGAAATGCACACGGACCTCGGACCTGAGCCGTTCGGTTTGGACGCGGACTACTTTCGTGGCGCCGTTCGTGGGACCGCCCGTAACCTGAAGGCCATTCTACTCGATCAGAAGATCGTCGCAGGTGTGGGCAACATCTACGCGGACGAGGCCCTATTCCGCGCGAAACTGCACCCGGGGCGTACCGGCAAGAGCGTCACCAACGCGGAATGCGACCTGCTCCGCGAGGCCATCGAAGCGGTGCTCTCACGGGCCATCGAGTCGCGCGGCTCGACCATCCGCGACTACGTGGGCGGATCGGGGCTGCGCGGCGGATTTCAGAACGAGTTCGCGGTGTACGGCCGCACCGACGGGCCGTGTCCGGTGTGCGGCACCGCGATCGCGTGCGCCCGCTTCGCCGGGCGCGCGTCGCACTATTGCCCGCAGTGCCAGGGCACAGCGAGCGGGACACCGGCGAAGCGCAAAAGGGCGCCTCGGGCGCCAACTTCCCGGCCCTGA
- a CDS encoding ATP-binding protein, which translates to MSYKAFKRLIGETSLERKCRWLLGAGVLILMTGSFLVYAKQTEGLAYEQLETTGRALLSPTVARLHVKGEQFEAVDEFQKLTEKNWPDTLRGYNYKLIKPDAKDDDNKSISEDLTAVHRIQNDPTRNEETRLAPKETAFYYYGAIRAGNTCVNCHKDAAKVGERLARPDLKPGEVMAVVRIRLSTQSIEEGFHTNRAVLFSFAIGTSLLIIAGCYLIIRYVIVKPVKHLKEVSEAIAAGELNIRSEIQTGDEFEDLSHAFNRMLRNLTNIQERNKKLIADLDRKVDELARVNMALFEGNRLKSEFLSTMSHELRDPLTSIIGFSEVLLAAENLTEKQHRYAGNIMTSGQRLMALINDILELAKLEAGKMRLHPEPLNAAQACEHAASLIRPQAEKKNIDVKVVADPNAPPTRQDAGKVHQIVTNLLSNAVKFTPEGGRVTLKAATDGTDLVFTVSDTGVGIAPEEQDLIFEKFRQAANPMTREQGGTGLGLSIVRELAKLLGGDVTVHSELGRGSTFTVRIAARLADEPLLGFELAEEPPALAPRPESVAG; encoded by the coding sequence ATGTCATACAAGGCGTTCAAGCGGTTGATCGGCGAGACCAGCCTGGAGCGGAAGTGCCGCTGGCTGCTCGGCGCCGGCGTGCTCATCCTGATGACCGGCAGCTTCCTCGTGTACGCGAAGCAGACGGAAGGTCTCGCCTACGAGCAACTCGAAACGACCGGTCGGGCGCTGCTGTCGCCGACCGTCGCCCGATTGCACGTGAAAGGCGAACAGTTCGAGGCCGTAGACGAGTTCCAAAAGCTGACCGAGAAGAACTGGCCGGACACACTCAGGGGGTACAACTACAAGCTCATCAAGCCCGACGCGAAGGACGACGACAACAAGTCCATCAGCGAAGACCTCACCGCCGTTCACCGCATCCAGAACGACCCCACCCGGAACGAAGAAACGCGACTGGCCCCGAAAGAGACCGCGTTTTACTACTACGGGGCGATCCGGGCCGGGAACACGTGTGTGAACTGTCACAAGGACGCGGCAAAAGTCGGCGAGCGCCTCGCGCGCCCCGATTTGAAACCGGGCGAGGTGATGGCCGTGGTCCGCATCCGGCTCTCCACGCAGTCCATTGAGGAGGGGTTCCACACCAACCGCGCGGTACTGTTCTCGTTCGCCATCGGCACGTCGCTGCTCATCATTGCGGGCTGCTATCTCATCATCCGCTACGTCATCGTGAAACCGGTAAAACACCTCAAGGAAGTGTCCGAGGCGATCGCGGCCGGCGAACTGAACATCCGCAGCGAGATCCAAACCGGCGACGAGTTTGAAGACCTGTCGCACGCCTTCAACCGGATGCTCCGCAACCTGACGAACATTCAGGAGCGCAACAAGAAGCTGATCGCGGACCTCGACCGCAAAGTGGACGAACTTGCGCGCGTGAACATGGCGCTGTTCGAGGGCAACCGGCTCAAGAGCGAGTTCCTCTCCACCATGAGCCACGAGTTGCGCGACCCGCTCACCAGCATCATCGGGTTCAGCGAAGTACTCCTGGCGGCCGAGAACCTGACCGAGAAACAGCACCGGTACGCCGGGAACATCATGACGAGCGGCCAGCGGCTCATGGCCCTCATTAACGACATTTTGGAACTCGCGAAGCTCGAAGCCGGCAAGATGCGGCTGCACCCCGAACCCCTGAACGCGGCCCAGGCCTGCGAACACGCCGCGTCCCTCATCCGCCCGCAGGCCGAGAAGAAAAACATTGACGTGAAGGTAGTCGCGGACCCGAACGCCCCGCCCACGCGCCAGGACGCGGGTAAGGTCCACCAGATCGTAACCAACCTGCTCTCGAACGCGGTGAAGTTCACCCCGGAGGGCGGGCGCGTCACGCTCAAGGCCGCGACCGACGGGACCGATCTCGTGTTCACCGTGTCGGACACCGGGGTCGGGATCGCGCCCGAAGAACAGGACCTGATCTTCGAGAAGTTCCGGCAGGCCGCGAACCCGATGACGCGCGAGCAGGGCGGCACCGGGCTGGGGCTCTCGATCGTGCGTGAACTGGCGAAGTTGCTCGGCGGCGACGTCACCGTTCACAGCGAACTCGGACGCGGGAGCACGTTCACGGTGCGCATCGCCGCGCGCCTCGCGGACGAACCGCTCCTGGGCTTCGAGTTGGCCGAGGAGCCGCCCGCACTCGCCCCGCGCCCGGAAAGTGTTGCGGGGTAA
- a CDS encoding RNA polymerase sigma factor produces MPTGQAERLMPTLRRVVMARQSAARTDGELLGAFVQSASGGLGGARAGDAQSQEAADAFAELVRRHGAMVLGVCRRVVGDHTTADDAFQATFLVLARRAASVRPRERVGSWLYGVAYRTALKARMVLARRRSREKQVDVMPEPTAPSAAPAWGDLQVVIDEELARLPDKLRLPVVLCDLEGRPQREVAKHLNVPPATLATRLASARRTLATRLTRRGVALSGGALAGLLGQHASASAVPYTLVTGVVRAVEMGAAQGALNSLVSAQAVQLSEGVIRMMMIAKLKAVAVLAAVALALTTGLGVGLVPAAAGDQPATTGGANATKASSKAATAESVGEYVTERLKSIRAGEPGLDDTTFLRRLSLDVRGTNPTDVETWFFVSDGDEDKRAKVVEWITDDEVTRATIAKKLGVPIERVRVVRARLVTDEKGTVTAEIGDAPAIVNGAGTLNFTPDGKKLIVTADTQLVWGEKLVGDKDAKKTDRSVVRVYGAKAGKSGDHLGFWPSALAGSKQVEGTFFHSVVDARGDKDVFLTLPDEKPGSERLATFDYFIADSVDTDGEFLKRVLTDVRGSGPTALEVKYFTEDKDPKKREKLIDTLLKDPAVQKKLGDEWKKKMLAFKTANLKAQGEFLYRVTPDVTRELAIEVLPSKPLVVPVQPTAPKAPKPPVPPAPPAPNAKPPAPPVAPAAPPAPQADRLEKLVGELIAAQKSNEAVLEAITLATLSRLPTDAEKKLALAVAGTAADRKAAWVAMARALAGTDTKKADVLVPRFRVELVHPLVPPTPPVPPAKP; encoded by the coding sequence ATGCCCACCGGGCAAGCCGAACGGTTGATGCCCACGCTCCGACGGGTCGTGATGGCCCGCCAGTCGGCCGCGCGCACGGACGGCGAGCTCCTCGGCGCGTTTGTTCAGAGCGCAAGCGGGGGATTGGGGGGCGCCCGGGCCGGGGACGCGCAGTCGCAGGAAGCCGCCGACGCCTTCGCCGAACTGGTCCGGCGGCACGGGGCGATGGTGCTCGGCGTGTGCCGGCGCGTAGTGGGTGACCACACCACCGCGGACGATGCGTTCCAGGCCACATTTTTGGTCCTGGCCCGGCGCGCCGCGTCCGTGCGGCCCCGCGAACGGGTCGGGAGCTGGCTCTACGGTGTGGCGTACCGCACGGCGCTCAAGGCCCGAATGGTTCTGGCCCGGCGCCGGTCCCGCGAGAAGCAGGTGGACGTCATGCCCGAACCGACCGCCCCGTCCGCCGCGCCCGCGTGGGGCGACCTCCAAGTCGTGATCGACGAGGAACTGGCCCGGCTCCCGGACAAGCTCCGGCTCCCGGTCGTGCTGTGCGATCTGGAGGGGCGCCCCCAGCGCGAAGTGGCGAAGCACTTGAACGTGCCCCCCGCCACGCTCGCGACGCGCCTGGCCTCGGCCCGGCGCACCCTCGCGACCCGCCTCACCCGAAGGGGCGTGGCCCTCTCGGGGGGCGCACTCGCGGGGCTGTTGGGCCAGCACGCCTCCGCGTCGGCGGTCCCGTACACGCTGGTCACGGGCGTGGTGCGCGCGGTCGAAATGGGCGCTGCGCAGGGCGCACTGAACTCACTCGTGTCCGCTCAGGCCGTTCAACTATCCGAAGGAGTGATACGAATGATGATGATCGCCAAACTGAAGGCGGTCGCGGTACTCGCCGCGGTCGCCCTGGCGCTCACGACCGGGCTGGGCGTGGGCCTCGTGCCGGCCGCGGCCGGTGACCAACCCGCCACAACGGGCGGGGCGAACGCAACCAAGGCGAGTTCCAAGGCCGCGACCGCGGAATCCGTCGGCGAGTACGTTACGGAGCGCTTGAAGAGCATCCGGGCGGGGGAACCGGGCCTCGACGACACGACCTTCCTCCGCCGCCTGAGCCTCGACGTGCGCGGCACCAACCCCACCGACGTGGAGACGTGGTTCTTCGTCTCCGACGGGGACGAAGACAAGCGCGCGAAAGTGGTGGAGTGGATCACCGACGACGAGGTGACGCGGGCCACCATCGCGAAGAAGCTCGGCGTACCGATCGAGCGCGTGCGCGTGGTCCGGGCGCGCCTGGTTACGGACGAAAAGGGCACGGTCACGGCCGAGATCGGGGACGCGCCCGCGATTGTGAACGGCGCCGGAACGCTCAATTTCACACCGGACGGTAAGAAGCTGATTGTGACTGCCGACACACAACTTGTGTGGGGCGAAAAGCTCGTGGGTGACAAAGACGCGAAGAAAACCGACCGGTCCGTTGTCCGCGTGTACGGGGCCAAAGCCGGGAAGTCGGGCGACCACCTGGGGTTCTGGCCCTCGGCCCTCGCGGGCTCAAAGCAAGTTGAGGGCACGTTCTTCCACTCTGTGGTCGACGCGCGCGGTGACAAGGACGTGTTCCTGACGCTGCCCGACGAGAAGCCGGGCAGTGAAAGGCTCGCGACCTTCGACTACTTCATTGCGGACTCCGTGGACACCGACGGCGAGTTCCTCAAGCGCGTGCTCACCGACGTGCGCGGCAGCGGGCCGACCGCACTGGAAGTCAAATACTTCACCGAGGACAAGGACCCGAAGAAGCGCGAGAAACTCATCGACACGCTCCTGAAAGACCCCGCGGTGCAAAAGAAGCTCGGCGACGAGTGGAAGAAGAAGATGCTCGCGTTCAAGACCGCGAACCTGAAGGCGCAGGGGGAGTTCCTCTACCGCGTAACCCCGGACGTCACCAGGGAACTGGCGATCGAGGTACTCCCGTCTAAGCCGCTCGTCGTGCCCGTGCAACCGACCGCACCGAAAGCCCCGAAGCCGCCGGTTCCCCCGGCCCCCCCCGCGCCCAACGCGAAGCCGCCGGCTCCCCCGGTCGCTCCGGCGGCCCCGCCCGCGCCTCAAGCCGACCGCCTGGAGAAACTCGTCGGCGAGCTGATCGCGGCCCAGAAGAGTAACGAGGCCGTTCTGGAAGCGATTACGCTCGCGACGCTGAGTCGGTTGCCCACGGATGCCGAGAAGAAGCTCGCGCTCGCCGTGGCCGGTACCGCGGCCGACCGCAAGGCCGCGTGGGTCGCGATGGCCCGCGCGCTCGCCGGCACGGACACGAAGAAGGCCGACGTCCTCGTTCCGCGCTTCCGCGTTGAACTGGTCCACCCGCTCGTGCCGCCGACCCCGCCCGTTCCTCCTGCGAAACCGTAA